The proteins below are encoded in one region of Microbispora sp. NBC_01189:
- a CDS encoding N-acetylneuraminate synthase family protein → MRVLAVVPARGGSVGVPLKNLEKVGGVPLVARAVDACLRAELVDEVVVSTDHDLIARAAEAAGARVVRRPADLSGPAASSESAVLHALSETPGEDRETDDPETADPETADPEIVVLVQCTSAFIDPRDLDAAVGRVLGGEADVVFSGVETYEFVWTGAGHGVNHDPAVRPRRQDREPHFRETGAFYVMRTAGLRERGHRFFGTVAVQPVPARHAVEIDVPEDLEIARALAPFVDEPLPVDVDAVVTDFDGVHTDDRAFVDSEGREMVAVSRSDGMGIALLRRAGVRTLVLSTERNPVVAARAAKLGVPVVQGLGAKDVALRAWLAAEGLDPERVAYVGNDVNDLSCMAMVGWPVAVPGAHPRVRAAARVVLSAPGGAGAVRELSDRVLAARPAPAPQNAPGTSPAPVSPAYGGSPLAEPRPVRIGRSLVGPGQPVYVIGEIGINHNGDVEIARRLIDVAADAGCQAVKFQKRTPEICVPLEQRDQIRQTPWGEMTYMEYKLRTEFGADEYAHIAKYCEERGVDWFASPWDVPSVEFLEKMDVVAHKVASASVTDHELLRALAATRKPVILSTGMSTIEEIDAAVEILGTERLVMMHATSTYPLPPEEANLRMITTLRQRYGVPVGYSGHERGLQISLAAVTLGAVTVERHITLDRTMWGSDHAASLEPSGLEHLVRDIRIIEESLGDGVKRVYPGEEAPRARLRRVTA, encoded by the coding sequence GTGCGAGTGCTGGCAGTCGTCCCCGCCAGAGGTGGTTCGGTGGGCGTCCCGCTCAAGAACCTGGAGAAGGTGGGCGGCGTTCCGCTCGTGGCCCGCGCGGTCGACGCCTGCCTGCGCGCCGAGCTCGTGGACGAGGTCGTCGTCAGCACCGACCACGACCTGATCGCCCGGGCGGCCGAGGCCGCCGGGGCCCGCGTGGTGCGCCGGCCCGCCGACCTGAGCGGCCCGGCCGCCTCCAGCGAGTCGGCCGTGCTGCACGCCCTGTCCGAGACGCCGGGCGAGGACCGTGAGACCGACGACCCGGAGACCGCCGACCCGGAGACCGCCGACCCGGAGATCGTCGTCCTCGTCCAGTGCACCAGCGCGTTCATCGACCCCCGCGACCTCGACGCGGCCGTGGGCAGGGTGCTCGGCGGCGAGGCCGACGTGGTCTTCTCCGGCGTCGAGACCTACGAGTTCGTCTGGACCGGCGCCGGTCACGGGGTGAACCACGACCCGGCCGTGCGCCCGCGCCGCCAGGACCGCGAGCCCCACTTCCGGGAGACCGGCGCGTTCTACGTCATGCGTACGGCGGGCCTGCGCGAGCGCGGCCACCGGTTCTTCGGCACCGTCGCGGTCCAGCCCGTGCCCGCCCGGCACGCGGTCGAGATCGACGTCCCGGAGGACCTGGAGATCGCCCGGGCGCTCGCCCCGTTCGTGGACGAGCCGCTGCCCGTCGACGTGGACGCGGTCGTCACCGACTTCGACGGCGTGCACACCGACGACCGCGCCTTCGTCGACTCCGAGGGCCGCGAGATGGTCGCCGTCAGCCGCTCCGACGGCATGGGGATCGCGCTGCTGCGCCGGGCCGGGGTGCGGACGCTCGTGCTGTCCACCGAGCGCAACCCTGTCGTCGCCGCCCGCGCCGCCAAGCTCGGCGTGCCCGTGGTGCAGGGCCTCGGCGCCAAGGACGTCGCGCTGCGCGCCTGGCTGGCCGCCGAGGGCCTGGACCCCGAGCGGGTCGCCTACGTCGGCAACGACGTCAACGACCTGTCCTGCATGGCGATGGTCGGCTGGCCGGTCGCGGTGCCGGGCGCCCACCCCCGGGTGCGCGCCGCCGCCCGCGTCGTGCTGTCGGCCCCCGGCGGCGCGGGAGCGGTGCGCGAGCTGTCCGACCGGGTGCTCGCCGCCCGCCCGGCCCCCGCTCCCCAGAACGCCCCCGGGACCTCCCCCGCCCCCGTCTCCCCCGCGTACGGCGGGTCCCCGCTCGCGGAGCCCCGGCCGGTGCGGATCGGCAGGTCGCTGGTCGGGCCCGGGCAGCCGGTCTACGTGATCGGCGAGATCGGCATCAACCACAACGGTGACGTGGAGATCGCCCGGAGGCTGATCGACGTGGCCGCCGACGCCGGCTGCCAGGCGGTCAAGTTCCAGAAGCGGACGCCGGAGATCTGTGTGCCGCTGGAGCAGCGCGACCAGATCCGGCAGACCCCGTGGGGCGAGATGACCTACATGGAGTACAAGCTCCGCACCGAGTTCGGCGCCGACGAGTACGCCCACATCGCCAAGTACTGCGAGGAGCGCGGCGTCGACTGGTTCGCCTCCCCCTGGGACGTGCCGTCGGTGGAGTTCCTGGAGAAGATGGACGTCGTCGCGCACAAGGTGGCCTCGGCCTCGGTGACCGACCACGAACTGCTCCGGGCGCTGGCGGCGACCCGCAAGCCGGTCATCCTGTCCACCGGCATGTCGACGATCGAGGAGATCGACGCGGCGGTGGAGATCCTCGGCACCGAGCGCCTGGTGATGATGCACGCCACGTCCACCTATCCGCTGCCCCCGGAGGAGGCCAACCTCCGTATGATCACCACGCTGCGGCAGCGGTACGGCGTGCCGGTCGGCTACTCGGGGCACGAGCGCGGGCTGCAGATCTCGCTGGCGGCCGTGACGCTGGGCGCGGTCACCGTCGAGCGGCACATCACCCTCGACCGCACGATGTGGGGCTCCGACCACGCCGCCTCGCTGGAGCCGAGCGGCCTGGAGCACCTCGTCCGCGACATCCGGATCATCGAGGAGTCCCTCGGGGACGGCGTCAAGCGGGTCTACCCCGGTGAGGAGGCCCCGCGGGCCCGCCTGCGCCGGGTCACGGCGTGA
- a CDS encoding glycosyltransferase family 2 protein, with product MITLSVIVPVRDGEAYLGDALASLARNRTRAFDTEVVVVDDGSADATAEVAEDFRRDLPGLALVRNAAPLGLADARNTGLKLASGRYVTFLDADDWLAPGYLPRLVAAIDGLGCDFVRVDHVRAEGRKRETHRAPQPRRGVVLDPREGILPAGLKTMVDYPYAWAGIYRRELGDLLAFPSGLHTAEDRPWIWRLHRLARSYAVVSLAGLFYRRGLPASLTQIGDERQLHFFDAYAIVLDEAEPRYLPKAARNLCALLAHHAELTGRFTPAVRARFDERARAALARLPRETLTEAVGGLEPERAALLGPYLPGGPRA from the coding sequence GTGATCACACTTTCCGTGATCGTGCCCGTCAGGGACGGCGAGGCGTACCTCGGGGACGCCCTCGCCTCCCTGGCGCGCAACCGGACGCGCGCGTTCGACACCGAGGTCGTCGTCGTCGACGACGGCTCGGCCGACGCGACGGCGGAGGTCGCCGAGGACTTCCGGCGCGACCTGCCGGGGCTCGCGCTCGTCCGCAACGCGGCGCCGCTGGGGCTCGCCGACGCCCGCAACACCGGGCTGAAGCTGGCCTCCGGCCGGTACGTCACCTTCCTCGACGCCGACGACTGGCTCGCGCCGGGCTACCTGCCCCGGCTGGTCGCGGCGATCGACGGGCTGGGCTGCGACTTCGTCCGGGTGGACCACGTCCGGGCCGAGGGCCGCAAACGGGAGACGCACCGGGCGCCGCAGCCGCGCCGCGGGGTCGTGCTCGACCCGCGCGAGGGCATCCTGCCGGCCGGGCTCAAGACCATGGTCGACTACCCCTACGCCTGGGCCGGGATCTACCGGCGTGAGCTGGGGGACCTGCTGGCGTTCCCCTCGGGCCTGCACACCGCCGAGGACCGCCCGTGGATCTGGCGGCTGCACCGCCTCGCCCGGTCGTACGCCGTGGTGTCCCTCGCCGGGCTGTTCTACCGGCGGGGGCTCCCGGCCTCGCTCACCCAGATCGGCGACGAGCGGCAACTGCACTTCTTCGACGCCTACGCCATCGTGCTGGACGAGGCCGAGCCGCGCTACCTGCCCAAGGCGGCCCGCAACCTGTGCGCGCTGCTCGCCCACCACGCCGAGCTGACCGGACGGTTCACCCCGGCCGTACGGGCCCGGTTCGACGAGCGGGCGCGGGCGGCGCTCGCCCGGCTGCCGCGCGAGACGCTGACCGAGGCGGTCGGCGGCCTGGAGCCCGAGCGGGCCGCCCTGCTCGGCCCCTACCTTCCCGGAGGGCCGCGTGCCTGA